A single Mangrovimonas sp. YM274 DNA region contains:
- the dnaE gene encoding DNA polymerase III subunit alpha, producing MYLIFDTETTGLPKRWDAPISDTDNWPRAIQIAWQLHDELGRCVEHQDFLIQPEGFNIPYDAEKVHGISTELAQEQGIPLGEVLEKFNAALSKTKFVVGQNVGFDVNIMGAEFYRESVANALQELPVLDTCTEHTAELCQIPGGRGGKFKLPTLTELHQYLFNQPFAEAHNATADVEATTRCFFELVRRQEFTIEALDVEPGYFNRFSEANPGEIQLIGLKHINLKKASDAIRKRLEKQQAPDITEAEIQQNISELEDASFAHLHNHSQFSVLQSTISIPDLVAAAAKNNMPGVALTDHANMMGAFHFVRAVLNHNKGVKAKNEEAIAAGGEAKLKEIKPIVGCEFFVCEDRLDKSRKDNGYQIVMLAKNKRGYHNLAKLSSIAFTEGFYYVPRIDKEIIKQYKEDVIVLTGNLYGEVPSKVLNVGENQAEEALLWWKDMFQDDLYVEIMRHNQEDENRVNPVLMDLAKKHDVKVIATNNTYYVDQKDANAHDILLCVKDGEKQSTPIGRGRGYRYGLPNQEYYFKSADEMKSLFKDIPEAISNIQEILDKVEPYDLARDVLLPKFDIPERFQHEEDLEDGGKRGENAYLRHLTYEGAKGRYEEITPSIAERLDFELDVIEKTGYPGYFLIVEDFIREARNMDVSVGPGRGSAAGSAVAYCLGITNIDPIKYDLLFERFLNPDRVSMPDIDIDFDDEGRSRVMDYVIGKYGSSQVAQIITYGTMAAKSSIRDTARVLDLPLFEADRIAKLIPNMTKLNKIFGLDEKGLKAKFKSEEIELIQELFNISEGAGLESDTVNMAKILEGSVRNTGIHACGVIITPDDITKFVPVSLAKDSDLYVTQFDNSVVESAGLLKMDFLGLKTLTLIKDTVKIVKAKHGIELDPENFPLDDQMTYELFQRGETVGVFQYESPGMQKHMQSLKPTVFDDLIAMNALYRPGPMEYIPDFIARKHGDQEIVYDLPAMEEYLQETYGITVYQEQVMLLSQKLANFSKGDADMLRKAMGKKIFALLEKLKPQFLDGGEANGHPRKVLEKIWKDWEAFASYAFNKSHSTCYAWIAYQTAYLKAHYPAEYMAAVLSNNMNDIKQVTFFMEECKRMKLNVLGPDVNESFYKFSVNDQNAVRFGMGAIKGVGHGAVKTIVDNRKKDGFYKSIFDLAKRIDLRAANKKAFENLALAGGFDCFSGTHRAQYFHDEGDGITFLEKAIKYGNKHQENENSAQVSLFGEASDVQIDEPVVPPCEEWGTMEKLAREKEVVGIYISGHPLDDFKIEMKTFCNATLAALTQIDQFVNRELTVGGVVTDVQHRVSKQGKGWAMFTMDDYNNSVEFRIFGEEYLKFRHFLVQNSFVYVKVFIREGWIINKDTGQRGEPRMQFNYFQLLHDVMETYARKLSIQLNIADLGDDKIEVLRNLIGMHSGEKALNFTVYDNEEQIKLEMISRRQKVRISQELLKALEHQNILYKLN from the coding sequence ATGTACTTAATTTTTGATACCGAAACAACCGGTTTACCCAAGCGTTGGGACGCCCCTATTTCAGATACCGATAACTGGCCACGAGCAATTCAGATTGCTTGGCAGTTGCATGACGAATTGGGACGCTGTGTAGAACATCAGGATTTTTTGATACAACCGGAGGGGTTTAATATTCCTTATGATGCGGAGAAGGTCCATGGTATTTCTACAGAGTTGGCACAAGAGCAAGGGATTCCTTTAGGTGAGGTATTGGAAAAGTTCAATGCAGCTTTGTCCAAAACCAAATTTGTTGTTGGACAGAATGTTGGCTTCGATGTCAATATTATGGGGGCTGAGTTCTATCGTGAAAGTGTTGCCAATGCATTGCAGGAATTACCGGTATTGGATACCTGTACGGAACATACTGCAGAATTGTGTCAAATTCCAGGAGGACGTGGTGGCAAATTTAAGTTGCCTACCTTAACAGAGTTACACCAGTACCTGTTCAACCAGCCGTTTGCGGAAGCGCACAACGCCACTGCCGATGTGGAGGCTACGACGCGCTGTTTCTTCGAATTGGTGCGCCGTCAAGAATTTACAATTGAAGCCCTTGATGTTGAGCCTGGATATTTCAATAGGTTCAGTGAAGCCAATCCAGGCGAAATTCAATTAATAGGCTTAAAGCACATCAACCTAAAAAAGGCGAGTGATGCTATAAGAAAGCGCTTAGAAAAGCAACAGGCTCCAGATATTACCGAAGCTGAAATTCAGCAAAACATATCGGAACTTGAGGATGCTAGTTTTGCCCATTTGCATAACCATTCCCAGTTCTCGGTCTTGCAGTCTACTATTAGCATTCCAGATTTGGTGGCTGCTGCGGCAAAAAACAATATGCCTGGTGTGGCCTTGACGGACCATGCTAATATGATGGGAGCTTTTCACTTTGTGCGTGCGGTATTGAATCACAATAAAGGTGTTAAGGCTAAAAATGAAGAAGCGATTGCGGCAGGAGGTGAAGCCAAATTAAAGGAAATCAAACCTATTGTGGGTTGTGAATTCTTTGTGTGTGAGGATCGATTGGATAAAAGTCGAAAGGACAACGGGTATCAAATAGTCATGTTGGCCAAGAATAAAAGGGGATATCACAATTTGGCCAAATTGTCCTCTATTGCCTTTACAGAAGGGTTCTATTATGTCCCGCGTATAGATAAGGAAATCATCAAGCAATACAAGGAAGATGTAATTGTCTTGACCGGAAACCTTTATGGGGAAGTACCTAGTAAGGTGTTGAACGTTGGTGAAAATCAGGCAGAGGAAGCGCTGTTGTGGTGGAAGGACATGTTTCAGGATGATTTGTATGTAGAAATCATGCGCCACAATCAGGAAGATGAAAACCGCGTGAATCCGGTGTTGATGGATTTGGCAAAAAAGCATGATGTTAAGGTAATTGCCACAAACAATACTTATTATGTAGATCAAAAAGATGCCAATGCACACGATATTTTGTTGTGTGTTAAGGATGGGGAAAAGCAAAGCACACCAATTGGTAGAGGCCGTGGCTATCGCTACGGACTGCCAAATCAAGAATATTATTTCAAGTCGGCCGATGAAATGAAATCCTTGTTCAAGGACATTCCAGAAGCCATTTCCAATATTCAGGAAATTTTAGATAAGGTAGAGCCTTATGACCTAGCGAGGGATGTCCTCTTGCCGAAGTTTGATATTCCTGAGCGATTTCAGCATGAAGAGGATTTAGAGGACGGGGGAAAACGCGGAGAGAATGCCTACTTAAGGCATTTGACTTATGAAGGAGCCAAGGGGCGCTACGAAGAAATTACCCCTTCCATCGCTGAACGTTTGGACTTTGAGCTGGACGTTATTGAAAAAACGGGATACCCGGGTTACTTCTTGATTGTAGAAGACTTTATCCGGGAAGCTCGGAATATGGATGTATCGGTAGGGCCAGGTCGAGGTTCGGCAGCGGGATCTGCCGTTGCCTACTGTTTGGGAATTACCAATATCGATCCTATTAAGTACGATTTGCTTTTTGAGAGATTCTTGAATCCGGATCGTGTAAGTATGCCCGATATTGATATCGATTTTGATGACGAGGGGCGTAGCCGTGTTATGGATTATGTAATTGGTAAATATGGTAGCAGTCAGGTAGCTCAGATTATTACCTATGGTACGATGGCAGCTAAGTCATCCATTAGGGATACGGCAAGGGTGTTGGACTTACCTTTATTTGAAGCCGATAGGATTGCCAAGTTAATCCCGAACATGACCAAACTGAACAAGATTTTTGGTTTGGATGAAAAGGGATTGAAGGCGAAGTTCAAATCCGAAGAGATAGAATTAATACAAGAACTTTTCAATATTTCGGAAGGGGCAGGTTTAGAGTCGGATACTGTAAACATGGCCAAGATTTTGGAAGGTTCTGTTCGAAATACAGGAATCCATGCCTGTGGGGTCATCATTACCCCGGATGATATTACCAAGTTCGTGCCGGTGTCCTTAGCCAAGGATTCCGATTTGTATGTAACGCAGTTTGATAACTCGGTAGTAGAATCTGCAGGTCTGTTAAAAATGGATTTCTTGGGGTTGAAAACATTGACCCTGATTAAGGATACCGTAAAGATTGTAAAGGCGAAGCATGGCATTGAGCTGGATCCTGAGAATTTCCCTCTGGATGACCAAATGACCTATGAGCTGTTCCAACGCGGTGAAACAGTTGGGGTGTTCCAATACGAATCGCCTGGGATGCAAAAACACATGCAGTCCTTAAAGCCAACTGTGTTTGATGACCTTATTGCCATGAACGCATTGTACCGTCCGGGACCAATGGAATACATTCCAGACTTTATTGCGCGTAAGCATGGAGATCAGGAAATTGTTTACGATTTACCGGCCATGGAGGAGTACCTTCAGGAAACCTACGGAATTACGGTTTATCAAGAGCAGGTAATGTTGCTGTCGCAAAAATTGGCCAACTTCTCCAAGGGTGATGCTGATATGCTTCGTAAGGCGATGGGTAAAAAGATTTTTGCTTTGCTTGAAAAATTGAAGCCTCAGTTTTTGGACGGAGGGGAAGCCAATGGGCACCCGCGTAAGGTGTTGGAAAAGATTTGGAAGGACTGGGAAGCGTTTGCGAGTTACGCCTTCAATAAATCCCACTCTACCTGTTATGCTTGGATTGCCTATCAAACAGCATATTTAAAGGCACACTATCCTGCGGAATATATGGCAGCAGTACTGTCAAATAACATGAATGACATCAAGCAGGTAACCTTCTTCATGGAAGAGTGTAAGCGGATGAAGCTAAATGTTCTTGGGCCAGATGTTAATGAATCCTTTTATAAATTCTCTGTAAACGATCAAAATGCGGTACGTTTTGGTATGGGAGCTATTAAAGGAGTGGGACATGGTGCCGTGAAAACCATTGTTGATAATAGAAAGAAAGACGGTTTTTATAAGTCTATCTTCGATTTGGCCAAACGTATCGATTTAAGGGCGGCCAACAAAAAGGCTTTTGAGAACTTGGCCTTGGCTGGTGGGTTCGATTGTTTTTCGGGAACCCATCGTGCGCAATATTTCCATGACGAAGGTGATGGCATCACTTTCTTGGAAAAGGCCATAAAATATGGGAATAAACATCAGGAAAATGAGAATTCTGCACAGGTAAGTCTCTTTGGGGAGGCCAGTGATGTGCAGATTGATGAGCCTGTTGTGCCACCTTGTGAGGAATGGGGGACTATGGAAAAATTGGCAAGAGAGAAGGAAGTGGTGGGAATTTATATTTCTGGACATCCGTTGGATGACTTCAAAATAGAAATGAAAACCTTCTGTAATGCCACCTTGGCGGCGTTAACCCAAATAGACCAGTTTGTGAATCGGGAATTGACCGTTGGAGGTGTCGTGACCGATGTACAGCACCGAGTAAGTAAGCAGGGAAAAGGTTGGGCTATGTTCACCATGGACGATTATAACAATAGTGTTGAATTTAGGATATTTGGGGAGGAATACTTGAAATTCCGTCACTTTTTGGTACAGAACTCTTTTGTGTATGTAAAAGTATTTATTCGCGAAGGATGGATCATCAATAAGGACACGGGGCAGCGCGGGGAACCCAGAATGCAGTTTAACTATTTCCAGTTGTTGCACGATGTTATGGAAACCTATGCAAGAAAGTTGTCCATTCAGCTTAATATTGCCGATCTTGGTGATGACAAAATAGAGGTATTAAGAAATTTAATTGGGATGCACTCAGGAGAAAAGGCTTTAAATTTTACGGTTTATGATAATGAGGAGCAGATTAAACTGGAAATGATAAGCCGAAGACAGAAGGTGAGGATCTCGCAAGAACTGTTAAAGGCTCTGGAGCATCAAAACATTCTTTATAAGCTGAACTAG
- the trxA gene encoding thioredoxin, protein MALEITDATFEETVLNSDKPVMVDFWAAWCGPCRMVAPIIDEISKEYEGKAIIGKVDVDANQEFAAKYGVRNIPTVLVFQNGEVVGRQVGVAQKSAYTEAIDSLL, encoded by the coding sequence ATGGCATTAGAGATAACAGATGCAACGTTTGAAGAAACCGTTTTGAACAGTGACAAACCGGTTATGGTCGATTTTTGGGCGGCATGGTGTGGTCCTTGTAGAATGGTGGCACCAATTATTGACGAGATTAGCAAAGAATATGAAGGTAAAGCTATTATTGGTAAAGTAGATGTTGATGCCAACCAAGAATTTGCTGCAAAATATGGCGTGCGTAACATTCCTACGGTATTGGTTTTCCAAAACGGTGAAGTTGTAGGTCGTCAAGTTGGTGTAGCTCAAAAGAGCGCTTATACAGAAGCTATCGATTCTCTATTATAA
- a CDS encoding ClpP family protease, translated as MSKQPKVQDLIDSKLLDQRKVFLWGQVDDKSAKHVIDRLLYLDALEVEDIQLYINSPGGYVTSGFAIYDCIKSLKSDVSTICTGLAASMGSILLSVGKKGKRFIQPHARVMIHQPSGGARGPASDIEITALEIIKTKELSAQILADNCGQDFDKVMKDFNRDHWMGAEESVEYGIVDAVI; from the coding sequence ATGAGTAAACAACCAAAAGTACAAGACCTTATAGATAGTAAATTGTTGGACCAACGCAAAGTGTTTCTTTGGGGGCAGGTAGATGATAAGTCGGCCAAACATGTTATTGACCGCCTGTTGTATTTAGATGCTTTAGAGGTCGAGGATATTCAATTATACATTAATAGTCCTGGAGGGTACGTAACCTCGGGTTTTGCAATATATGACTGCATTAAATCGCTTAAGAGCGATGTCTCAACCATATGTACAGGATTGGCGGCTTCCATGGGCTCTATTTTGCTTTCCGTGGGGAAAAAGGGCAAGCGCTTTATTCAACCTCATGCAAGAGTGATGATCCATCAACCTAGTGGGGGAGCGAGAGGACCTGCAAGCGATATTGAGATTACAGCTTTGGAAATTATTAAAACCAAAGAATTGAGTGCTCAAATTTTGGCCGATAACTGTGGTCAGGATTTTGATAAGGTCATGAAGGACTTTAACCGTGACCATTGGATGGGAGCAGAGGAATCGGTGGAATATGGCATTGTGGATGCTGTTATATAA
- a CDS encoding DUF58 domain-containing protein: MDLQQELNKTGGFKNLELLAKQVVEGFIAGMHKSPFHGFSAEFAEHKIYNRGESTKHIDWKLFAKTDKLFTKRYDEETNLRCHLIIDNSSSMHYPEMRQFSIDHLNKIAFSALASASLMHILKKQRDAVGLSIYSDAYDYYAPEKGSERHHQMLLHRLSDMVMVKPEQRQTETYTYLHQIAEKIHRRSLIFFFTDMFQTSTNEANLFEALRHLKYNKHEVVLFHVFDKKKELQFDFDNTPKRFIDVETGEYINLYPDTIKDNYEEAVGTYFNELRLKCGQYGIKYVEADIKKDFDKVLTTYMIERNKFL; this comes from the coding sequence ATGGATTTACAACAGGAGCTAAATAAAACAGGAGGATTCAAAAATCTTGAATTGCTGGCAAAACAAGTGGTGGAGGGCTTTATTGCAGGAATGCATAAAAGCCCTTTTCACGGGTTTTCGGCTGAGTTTGCCGAACATAAAATCTATAATCGGGGTGAGAGTACCAAGCATATCGATTGGAAGCTCTTTGCCAAAACCGATAAACTCTTTACCAAGCGTTATGATGAAGAAACCAATTTGCGCTGCCATTTGATTATAGATAACAGTAGCTCGATGCATTACCCTGAGATGCGCCAGTTTTCAATAGACCATTTAAACAAGATTGCCTTTTCGGCTTTAGCGTCGGCTTCTTTGATGCATATTTTAAAGAAACAGCGTGATGCGGTAGGTTTGAGCATTTACAGTGATGCGTATGATTATTACGCCCCTGAAAAGGGCAGTGAACGCCATCATCAGATGTTATTGCACAGGTTAAGTGATATGGTCATGGTTAAACCCGAACAAAGGCAAACGGAAACTTATACCTATCTACACCAAATAGCCGAAAAGATTCATAGACGTTCCTTGATTTTCTTTTTCACCGATATGTTTCAGACTTCTACCAATGAGGCAAATTTGTTTGAAGCTTTAAGACATTTAAAGTACAATAAGCACGAAGTGGTGCTGTTTCATGTGTTCGATAAGAAGAAAGAACTTCAATTTGATTTCGATAATACCCCAAAAAGGTTCATTGATGTAGAGACTGGAGAGTACATTAACCTATATCCGGACACCATTAAGGATAATTATGAGGAGGCCGTTGGGACTTATTTTAATGAGCTCCGATTAAAATGTGGGCAATACGGAATAAAATATGTAGAAGCTGACATAAAAAAAGATTTCGATAAAGTATTGACAACGTATATGATAGAGCGAAATAAATTTTTGTAG
- a CDS encoding helix-turn-helix domain-containing protein, giving the protein MDSEVSMNKAFLIKLNEILEENYHDEHFGVRELSASAGVSRSKLHRKLNEIKGQSASEFIKQFRLNKANLLLLNNVSSISEIAYAVGFNSPSYFSKCFKDHYKCLPGEVKNKREKFKGKRSLNGLNLRIKTFGGKKSNIILLGILIGLVVVFLASVVNKNDFKSKKEVVIGVLPFKSLSGDPENQYFADGVMDIILSNLSGIDGFSLISRTTMEQYRGANKSIPEISKELNISYVLEASVQKYEGRVRIVAQLIDAKNDVHIWSDDYEKPFEDIFELQSEIAKEVAKQLELTISPTELQRIDHKTTENFEAFNMYLKGRFFWHRRTEEDLKKSIYYFEEAIKIDPNYALAYAGLADSYNIMASWGWFNKAEGYRKGREFALKALSIDDKLASAYAILGYISTWYDWNWRQAEKELKTAIELDPDYPIAYLSYAILLDILGKKKEAREQIDLALKFNPNSTIIYYMSSMIYYNNKEFDKSLEHLKKSEEIRGEPWPPYYLRNYMRLGKDNLAFEQIKFMLNGKNVKEFGLDSIFHEIGIKGVLDFTMDSLFYDVRGNYYNLAAFSCLSDNPQRALDYLEMSYETREMHIPRMKHSIDFETIREYPRFVNLLEKMNLKD; this is encoded by the coding sequence ATGGATTCGGAGGTGTCTATGAATAAAGCTTTTCTTATAAAGCTTAATGAAATTTTGGAAGAGAATTATCATGACGAGCATTTTGGAGTCAGGGAATTATCTGCTTCTGCAGGTGTTAGTCGTTCAAAATTACATAGGAAGTTGAATGAGATCAAAGGGCAGTCGGCTAGTGAGTTTATCAAACAATTTAGGTTGAATAAGGCAAACCTACTCTTACTAAATAATGTTTCTTCTATCTCTGAAATAGCCTATGCAGTTGGATTTAACAGCCCTTCCTATTTTTCAAAGTGCTTTAAGGATCACTATAAATGTCTGCCAGGGGAAGTGAAAAATAAAAGGGAGAAATTTAAAGGAAAGAGATCTCTAAATGGCCTCAATCTACGAATCAAAACATTTGGAGGCAAAAAATCCAATATAATTTTGTTGGGCATTTTAATAGGTTTAGTTGTAGTTTTTCTTGCTTCAGTAGTTAATAAAAATGATTTTAAATCAAAAAAAGAAGTGGTCATAGGAGTACTTCCTTTTAAAAGCTTGAGTGGGGATCCGGAAAACCAATATTTTGCTGATGGTGTTATGGATATAATTCTTAGTAACCTCTCAGGAATAGATGGGTTTAGTTTGATTTCAAGGACTACTATGGAACAATACCGGGGAGCAAACAAAAGTATTCCTGAAATTTCTAAAGAATTGAATATTTCTTATGTGTTGGAAGCGAGTGTACAAAAATATGAAGGTAGGGTAAGGATTGTAGCCCAATTGATAGATGCAAAAAATGATGTTCATATTTGGTCTGACGACTATGAAAAGCCCTTTGAAGACATATTTGAACTACAAAGTGAAATAGCTAAAGAGGTGGCTAAGCAGCTTGAATTAACAATTTCACCCACCGAATTACAAAGGATTGATCATAAAACCACCGAAAATTTTGAGGCTTTTAATATGTACCTAAAGGGGAGATTTTTTTGGCACAGAAGAACAGAAGAAGATTTAAAAAAGAGTATTTATTATTTTGAAGAAGCCATTAAAATAGATCCAAATTATGCCTTGGCTTATGCAGGCTTGGCCGACTCATACAATATCATGGCTTCATGGGGATGGTTCAATAAGGCTGAAGGATATAGAAAAGGAAGAGAATTTGCTCTGAAAGCACTGTCAATAGATGATAAATTGGCCTCAGCCTATGCTATATTGGGTTATATATCCACATGGTATGATTGGAATTGGAGGCAAGCTGAAAAGGAATTAAAAACAGCTATAGAACTAGATCCCGATTATCCCATAGCATATTTATCTTACGCCATATTACTTGATATTTTAGGTAAGAAAAAGGAGGCTAGGGAGCAGATTGATTTAGCACTGAAATTTAATCCGAATTCTACTATCATTTACTATATGAGTAGTATGATATACTATAATAACAAGGAATTTGATAAATCACTTGAGCATCTCAAAAAGTCTGAGGAAATAAGAGGAGAGCCATGGCCACCTTATTATTTAAGGAATTATATGAGATTAGGAAAAGACAATTTGGCTTTTGAGCAAATAAAATTTATGCTAAATGGTAAGAATGTTAAAGAATTTGGATTAGATAGTATATTTCATGAAATTGGAATAAAGGGGGTTCTTGATTTCACCATGGATAGTTTGTTTTATGATGTGCGTGGGAATTATTACAATTTAGCCGCATTTTCTTGTTTATCTGATAACCCCCAAAGGGCTCTGGATTATTTAGAAATGAGTTATGAAACAAGAGAAATGCATATACCGAGAATGAAACATAGCATCGATTTTGAAACCATAAGAGAGTATCCTCGGTTTGTAAATTTGTTGGAAAAAATGAATTTGAAGGACTAA
- a CDS encoding T9SS type A sorting domain-containing protein: MKRLLLCVALLTLMWQVKGQDYYMAAPEGFGAAATGGGDATSVTVTNYTDLKANIKLAGPKVILVSGTITIPEGQRISEVVTDKTILGLPGAKLVNNTQTQSGSGILNLKNGSNNVIIRNLIFEGPGAYDVDGRDNLTADGCTNLWVDHCEFQDGVDGNFDIKGNSDDITVSWCKFTYLKPAVPGGPGGSNDHRFSNLVGSSSTNAPVDGHYSVTFQNCYWADGVKARMPRARNAELHILNCYVNTDVSSSTALGLGGGINDLTCYVENTDFANVGNVYQNASSDGGTVSLVFDNCLNGESNVGTVTAPSYSYTVIAVEDVAEVLGNESCGAGATLEITDTGDISSSCDGLGLEDLNAIGVNVYPTIVDDMCYIELPSQLNGSVSIDMFTLMGQKVYSYQNNPQLEATNRYALDLSRLAKGMYVCTLQINGQTESFRLMKR; the protein is encoded by the coding sequence ATGAAAAGACTTTTACTATGTGTAGCCCTGTTGACACTAATGTGGCAGGTAAAGGGGCAGGACTATTATATGGCTGCTCCCGAGGGGTTTGGAGCTGCTGCTACAGGTGGGGGTGATGCGACCTCTGTAACCGTTACCAATTATACCGACTTAAAAGCAAACATTAAGTTGGCAGGTCCTAAAGTAATTTTAGTCTCAGGGACGATTACTATTCCTGAAGGGCAGCGGATAAGTGAGGTGGTAACAGATAAAACGATTCTTGGTTTGCCAGGAGCAAAATTGGTAAATAACACGCAGACTCAATCGGGTTCAGGGATTTTGAATTTAAAGAATGGCTCCAACAATGTTATAATTAGAAACCTCATTTTTGAAGGTCCAGGTGCTTATGATGTGGATGGGCGTGATAATTTAACAGCCGACGGCTGTACCAATTTATGGGTGGACCATTGTGAGTTTCAGGATGGGGTAGATGGCAATTTCGATATCAAAGGAAATTCAGATGATATTACTGTATCCTGGTGTAAGTTTACGTATTTAAAACCTGCTGTTCCGGGAGGGCCAGGAGGCTCTAATGATCATAGATTTTCTAATTTGGTGGGGTCTAGTAGTACCAATGCTCCTGTTGACGGACATTATAGTGTGACATTTCAGAACTGTTATTGGGCAGATGGTGTAAAAGCTAGGATGCCACGAGCTAGAAATGCCGAGTTACATATTCTAAACTGTTATGTCAATACAGATGTGTCTAGTTCTACGGCTTTGGGATTGGGAGGAGGTATCAATGACCTTACCTGTTATGTGGAGAATACAGATTTTGCCAATGTGGGTAATGTGTACCAAAATGCTAGCTCCGATGGGGGAACAGTGTCTTTGGTATTCGATAATTGCTTAAATGGCGAATCGAATGTAGGAACAGTTACGGCACCTTCTTATAGCTATACAGTGATTGCGGTAGAGGATGTTGCTGAGGTGCTTGGGAATGAAAGCTGTGGGGCAGGTGCAACGCTTGAGATTACGGATACTGGAGACATTTCGTCCTCTTGTGATGGTCTGGGACTTGAAGACTTAAACGCAATTGGAGTAAACGTGTATCCTACCATTGTAGACGATATGTGCTATATCGAATTACCTTCACAACTTAATGGAAGTGTCTCTATCGATATGTTTACACTAATGGGACAAAAGGTATATTCTTATCAAAATAATCCTCAGTTGGAGGCGACAAATAGATACGCTTTAGATTTAAGCCGACTCGCTAAAGGAATGTATGTTTGCACGCTACAAATTAATGGGCAAACAGAAAGCTTCCGATTGATGAAGCGTTAG